GAGAAGAAAATGGTATCGGTGTGCGTAGTGCAGTTGGTATGGGCAGCCTTCCTGATAATATCCCTGTCGAAGTAGAGGCACTGTTTGAGTTGGCTTAATCTGCGATTGTATGGAGAATAATCAATGGTATGCGCTTCATGAAGTCTCGGCCATAGCCACACCGACATTGCTGGTGTATTCACAAAGGGTTCAGGAGAACATAACAAAACTATTAGCGATGGCTGGTGGTGATACCTCTAGGCTACGTCCACATATTAAAACGTGTAAGTCTCCAGATGCGATAAAAGCAATGATGCAAGCTGGTCTATCCAAATTTAAATGCGCTACGATTGCTGAAGCTGAATTGCTGGGAATCTGCGGTGCAACTGATGTATTAATAGCTTATCAACCTGTAGGAGCTAACATTAAAAGATTAATTCAATTAATTAAACAATATCCCGAAACAGCTTATGCTTGTTTAGTTGACAACTTCTCGCTTGCTCAGGATCTCGAACAAGTCGCCATTAAAAATAGGCTTACCATAAAAGTATACATAGATGTGAATGTGGGGATGAACCGTACCGGTATTGCTCCCGACTATTTATGGGAGTTACTAATCGGATGTTCGTCACTAACCCATTTGGCGCTAATCGGCATCCATTGCTATGACGGTCATATCCACGACCACTCATTAGACGACAGACGTGCGAAATGTGAAGCTTATTTTCTACCTATTTTATCGATCACTGAAAAATATGCAAAAGATTATGGCCAGGAATTGACGATTGTAATCGGAGGTACACCTACCTTTCCCATACATATAGAACGCTCGGAAAAAAATATAGAATGCAGTCCTGGTACTTTTGTCTATTGGGATTACGGCTACCAAAACCTTTGCGCAGAACAGCCCTTTTTGACTGCTGCGCTTGTCCTAAGTCGGGTAATCTCTCTTCCCTCTAAAAACAAAATATGCGTAGATCTTGGTCATAAGGCTGTTGCCGCAGAAAACGAATTGGCTAAGCGCGTCCTTTTTCTCAACGCTCCCGAAGCAAAACCTGTTGCACAAAGTGAAGAACATTTAGTGCTGGATGTGGGTCAAAACCATTCTTACCAAGTGGGTGATTTTTTATACGGACTACCTTACCATATCTGCCCTACCGTGGCACTGTATGAAGAAGCGTTGGAGGTAATTGATCATCAAGCACGAGGCTTGTGGAAGATTCCGGCAAGAAAACGTAAAATAAATATTTAGAGAAAAGATAAACAATAGAAAAATGTTTACGATAGATGCACATCTCGACCTCAGCATGAATGCCCTGGAATGGAATCGCGATTTAACAAGGCCTTTGGAAGAGATAAATGCCCGGGAGCATGGATTAACAGACAAACCCGACAGAGGCAATGCAGTAGTTTCACTGCCCGACCTGCGTAAGGGCAATATCGGTCTGGTTGTGGCGACTCAAATTGCCCGTTTTGTGTCGCGCGATAATCCGTTGCCTGGATGGCATTCACCCGAACAAGCTTGGGCGCAAACACAGGGGCAATTGGCTTGGTATAAGGCTATGGAAGCAAAAGGTGAAATGGTACAGATTACAGATTTAGCCTCGTTAGAAAATCATCTTCATTTATGGATGCAGGACCCTGCTCCCAGTTCAGCAAAAGCAATTGGTTATATCTTAAGCTTAGAAGGTGCCGATTCTATCGTAAATATGGATAATTTGCACATTTCATGGCAAAATGGTTTGCGGGCACTTGGACCAGCACATTATGGCCCTGGGAGGTATGCACAAGGAACAGATGCAACGGGTTTCTTGGGGACTAAAGGCAAGGAATTGCTAAGAGAAATGGAACAATTGAATATTATATTAGATGCTACGCATCTATGTGATGACAGCTTTTGGGAAGCATTGGATCATTTCAATGGGCACGTCTGGGCAAGTCATAACAATTGTAGAGCGTTGGTGAACCATAACAGGCAATACAGTGACGACCAGCTAAAGGCACTTATTGCTCGCGATGCAGTAATTGGTGGTGCTTTAGATGCTTGGATGATGGTACCAAATTGGCAACGTGGCGTATCTACCCCGCAAGAAATGGCCTGTAGCCTGGATGTATTAATCGATCATCTAGATCATATTTGTCAGTTAGCCGGCAACAGCCTTCATGTAGGTATTGGATCGGATCTTGACGGTGCTTTTGGCCGTGAGCAATGTCCCTACGACTTACACAGCATAGCAGATCTACAGCTATTAAAGGAGAAACTATCAAAGCGTGGTTACAGTAATTTGGATATACAACATGTTTTTCACGGCAATTGGTTGAGATTTTTAAGGAGAGCATGGGGTAATTAGCTGAATCTATGCTTGAACATCTACTGGGTCATTAATTGCTTTGTCCCTTTTTCTTGAGGAAAAATATTTTCCTAGATTAATCAATCCCAATATTAATAACACCATAAGAAATAGGTGTAGCTTGCCCCATAGGTATGCCAAAAAAAAGGCATACAATAACAGGGCAGATGCGTGGCTTTTCTTTTGCAATAACTTGCGCCCGGCAATAATGTAGATAACTATAGGCAAAAACAATAAAAAAAAGGCTATAATTGGGGTATTAAAATATTGTACGATTACGTCGATTTTTTTTGATTGAATGACTTCACCTTCTGACGACTCAAGTCCATAAAAAGTATCACTATTACCCCTAGAGATATATACTATCAAGTAGCTGTGCGCTTTTAACTCGTTAATCTTAGGACTAGGCAAGTAAGTTTTATTGATGTAGGCATGTTTATATACTTTACCATTTTTGAAGACAATAGAAATCAACTTTATTTCTCCTTCTGCTGTATACTTCTGCGTAATATGTTCCACTTCTCCAGCTGTTTTATGGAGCAAAAAATTAGACATTAACCCCTTAACGAAGCCGATGACCACTAAACAGCCAATAAAAACTAATCCAAGTTTAATGAAGTTATCTTTCTTTGAGGCTTGCATAGCGATAGAAAACATGATTTAATCGTTAGAATTATCCACCAATTTGTATGGTTATATTCCTTTTACATACAAACAATACTTCCTCTTATCTGTTTTATAACCAAAATAAAATCAATAGTACACAATAAAATGACCCACATCGATATGCCCTCGTTTGAGATAGAAGCTATTATAAACGGAATCCCACAAAAGGTTACAGTGAAAACAGAAGAAACTACAGACGGTGTGCCGTATTACGTTTGTTCAATTGCAGGCGAACAAGTGTCTGAAATAAGAAATGATATCGATGATACGTGGTTACAGCTTTGGGGCAATCTAGACAAACAAAGTGTAAAATCTATCGGAGAAGAAATTGAAAAAGTTCATCATTGATTGTTTTGCAACGTCAAGCCTATCGCCCATGATAAAATACAAGAACAGCGATAATAACAATTAAAATCGCCAAAACCAGCATAGCAATCAATAGAAAAAATAGTACCATCTAATCTATTTGCTCATAACCAACGTCGATGAGACCATAACCACAATTCGGGATTTTTAACAATAGCTTCTTCCAGTTGCCGATAATATTTTTGTAGAACAACCAACGGCTTCTCTTCGGCAGCATTGATTGACAGCACGTTAAAACTGTAGCTATAATGATATCTAAGTGTTTTTTTAACATTGAGGAAGAGTACTGCCGCCCCTATCTTTTCTGCTATTTTTTCAGCCCCTACTTGGACAGCTGTTTCTTGTTTCAAGAACGTAAGGTTGTATTTTGATTTTGCGGGGCGTTGATCGGCAATGACAATAAACAGTGTGGGCTTTGTCCTTTTTTCCTTTACGATTGTTCGGTATCCTTCTTGCTTAGTCATCAACCGCACACCGTATTTCTGCCGCATCTTTAACATGCTGTTATGTAAAAAACTGTTCTTTATAGGAGAATAGATAGCTACCACATCGTAATTACTTACGGCTGGCAGTGTATTTATATACTCCCAATTACCATAATGAGCAGCCATTAGTACAACATCTCTATGCTGTGCGTAAAGCTCACTTAGCAAATAGAGGTTTTTGTATTTCACAATGGTCCCGATACTGTTATAACCTAAAGTAGCGGCTAAGAACGGTTCAACGATGAGGTCTGCCATATGGCGATAAAAAGATTTTATTACTCGCTGATTGTTGACCAGCGAAAAATCACCGAACGATCGCTGAAGATTTTCTGAAATCACTACTTTGCGGTATCTCAATATATATCTAATAAAAAAATATAGTACTTCTGCACATACTCGATACCCAGCGAAAATGGTTTTGGTTAATACATTTGAAAATTTCAAAGAAATTATGTGAACAGCTATCGTTATCATATGTAATTTTTGTTTGTATAGTGAAGACAACCAAAAGTCACCTCACCCCTACATCAAATTACAATCGCTATATACCTTTCTCTTATTTTTTTCCGTTAATTATAAAATACCAATCATTAGCTGTTTTCACTGAATTACAAACACTAATACAAAACATATGAGTAATAACACATATCTTATGGTTTACCTGAGGACATACGTTCTTCGATTGATAAATGATTTATCATTGAAAGAACTGAGCACCATACCTCAAGGATTCAATAACAACATTGTTTGGAATGTCGGCCATTTAATTGCTACAGATCAACGGGTATGGTATATGAGATCTGGACTTACTCCTCCTGTGGAACCTAACTTTATAGCAAGATATCAAAAAGGCACTAAGCCAACGGTTTTTGTAGAGGAAGCAGAGGTTATACAGATTAAACAACTATTGTTTTTCAGTTTGGAGCAGTTTGAAGCTGATTTAAACAGTCATTTGTTTGCGGATTATGAAACATGGGCTACGCCTTATGGAAACACCATTCATACGATTGAAGAAGCCACAAATTTTCTACCTTTCCATGAAGGGCTTCACATAGGCTGTATTAAGTCTTTAAAACAGCTTGTTAGCTGATAATATTTGGTCTATATGAGCAAGACAGAGAGTGTACAGGAATTTTATGCACGTAATCCAAAAGCCAATCCTAGTGGCCTTTCGGTTAACAATGCAAATGGCATTGGACATTTTAATGTGTTTTCAAGGGAAAATTGCTTTAGATCAACACCTTATAGCCGTCGTGACTTTTATAAGATTACATTGATTATCGGTTCTGGTAAATTATATTATGCCGACAAGTGTGTGGATATCGATAAACCAGCTTTGCTGTTTTCTAACCCATCGACTCCTTATTCGTGGGAGGCGATCAGCGATAAACAAACAGGATACTTTTGCTTATTTACGCCATCATTCATGCATGCCGAACACCAACATTTTA
This Olivibacter sp. SDN3 DNA region includes the following protein-coding sequences:
- a CDS encoding D-TA family PLP-dependent enzyme; its protein translation is MENNQWYALHEVSAIATPTLLVYSQRVQENITKLLAMAGGDTSRLRPHIKTCKSPDAIKAMMQAGLSKFKCATIAEAELLGICGATDVLIAYQPVGANIKRLIQLIKQYPETAYACLVDNFSLAQDLEQVAIKNRLTIKVYIDVNVGMNRTGIAPDYLWELLIGCSSLTHLALIGIHCYDGHIHDHSLDDRRAKCEAYFLPILSITEKYAKDYGQELTIVIGGTPTFPIHIERSEKNIECSPGTFVYWDYGYQNLCAEQPFLTAALVLSRVISLPSKNKICVDLGHKAVAAENELAKRVLFLNAPEAKPVAQSEEHLVLDVGQNHSYQVGDFLYGLPYHICPTVALYEEALEVIDHQARGLWKIPARKRKINI
- a CDS encoding dipeptidase; protein product: MFTIDAHLDLSMNALEWNRDLTRPLEEINAREHGLTDKPDRGNAVVSLPDLRKGNIGLVVATQIARFVSRDNPLPGWHSPEQAWAQTQGQLAWYKAMEAKGEMVQITDLASLENHLHLWMQDPAPSSAKAIGYILSLEGADSIVNMDNLHISWQNGLRALGPAHYGPGRYAQGTDATGFLGTKGKELLREMEQLNIILDATHLCDDSFWEALDHFNGHVWASHNNCRALVNHNRQYSDDQLKALIARDAVIGGALDAWMMVPNWQRGVSTPQEMACSLDVLIDHLDHICQLAGNSLHVGIGSDLDGAFGREQCPYDLHSIADLQLLKEKLSKRGYSNLDIQHVFHGNWLRFLRRAWGN
- a CDS encoding lysophospholipid acyltransferase family protein; the encoded protein is MITIAVHIISLKFSNVLTKTIFAGYRVCAEVLYFFIRYILRYRKVVISENLQRSFGDFSLVNNQRVIKSFYRHMADLIVEPFLAATLGYNSIGTIVKYKNLYLLSELYAQHRDVVLMAAHYGNWEYINTLPAVSNYDVVAIYSPIKNSFLHNSMLKMRQKYGVRLMTKQEGYRTIVKEKRTKPTLFIVIADQRPAKSKYNLTFLKQETAVQVGAEKIAEKIGAAVLFLNVKKTLRYHYSYSFNVLSINAAEEKPLVVLQKYYRQLEEAIVKNPELWLWSHRRWL
- a CDS encoding DinB family protein; translation: MSNNTYLMVYLRTYVLRLINDLSLKELSTIPQGFNNNIVWNVGHLIATDQRVWYMRSGLTPPVEPNFIARYQKGTKPTVFVEEAEVIQIKQLLFFSLEQFEADLNSHLFADYETWATPYGNTIHTIEEATNFLPFHEGLHIGCIKSLKQLVS